One window of Nicotiana tomentosiformis chromosome 11, ASM39032v3, whole genome shotgun sequence genomic DNA carries:
- the LOC104085298 gene encoding WAT1-related protein At4g30420 — MGFETYKPTFVMIALQFMYAAVTLFSRASLVQGMSPRVFVVYRQTIAFLLISPIAFVPRRKTGSSCLGWKSFWLINLAALTGVTINQNIYFSGLYYASSSIASATGNLVPAFTFLMAWFMGMEKVQINSLRSIAKVIGTILCVAGAVAMALLKGPKLLNSEFIPTNELLVLGKENSENLNNWMLGVILLIASACCWSFWLILQVTLSANCPDHLSLTAWLCLMAAIQSGIVTFFFEPNLNSWKVTSSLEFISIFYTGFSSAVSFFGQAWCISRRGPLFSAMFNPLCTVIVTIIASAFMQEEMYTGSLVGSLAVIFGLYVVLWGKAKDKKEDNILEEEPVKQHIQETTIAIQDFPDFTSFKVDLEEPLLTNKSITNIVDDHI, encoded by the exons ATGGGGTTTGAAACTTACAAACCTACATTTGTTATGATTGCTTTGCAATTTATGTATGCTGCTGTTACTCTATTTAGTAGAGCTTCTCTTGTACAAGGAATGAGCCCTAGAGTTTTTGTAGTTTATAGGCAAACTATAGCCTTTCTCCTCATTTCTCCTATTGCTTTTGTCCCAAG aagaaaaacaGGAAGTAGTTGCTTGGGATGGAAGAGTTTCTGGTTGATAAATTTAGCAGCTCTCACTGG tGTAACAATCAATCAGAATATCTATTTTTCTGGTTTGTATTATGCTTCATCTTCCATTGCAAGTGCAACTGGCAATCTTGTTCCAGCATTCACTTTTCTCATGGCATGGTTCATGGG AATGGAGAAAGTGCAAATCAATAGCTTGAGAAGTATAGCTAAAGTGATTGGGACAATTCTATGTGTTGCTGGAGCTGTTGCAATGGCATTACTTAAAGGGCCAAAGTTGCTAAATTCAGAATTCATTCCAACAAATGAATTGTTAGTTCTTGGCAAAGAAAATAGTGAGAATCTGAATAATTGGATGCTAGGTGTAATCTTGCTCATTGCAAGTGCTTGTTGCTGGTCATTTTGGCTCATTTTGCAG GTGACATTGTCAGCAAATTGCCCTGATCATCTATCTTTAACAGCCTGGTTATGCCTCATGGCTGCAATTCAATCTGGAATTGTCACATTCTTCTTTGAACCTAATTTGAATAGCTGGAAAGTAACTTCATCTCTGGAATTCATTTCTATCTTCTATACT GGATTTTCATCAGCTGTTTCTTTCTTTGGGCAAGCTTGGTGTATTTCACGTAGAGGACCATTATTTTCTGCTATGTTCAATCCTCTATGCACAGTTATAGTAACAATCATTGCCTCAGCATTTATGCAAGAAGAGATGTACACTGGAAG CTTGGTGGGATCACTTGCTGTGATTTTTGGACTATATGTGGTATTATGGGGAAAGGCAAAGGATAAAAAAGAGGACAATATTTTAGAGGAAGAGCCAGTGAAGCAACATATTCAAGAAACAACAATTGCAATTCAAGATTTTCCAGATTTTACAAGTTTTAAAGTTGATTTAGAGGAACCACTTTTGACTAACAAATCAATAACCAATATTGTAGATGACCATATATAG